The DNA window GAAGGCCTGTGCAGCGAATCTGCTGAAAATCTGCGGCGATCTTCGGCTGTTGCATATGACCGGAAAAATCATACTTCCGGCGGTGCAGGCGGGATCGTCGATCATGCCGGGCAAAGTGAATCCGGTGATTCTCGAAAGCGTGATGCAGGTCGGCATCAAAGTGCAGGCGAATGATTTGATCATTACGGAATGTGCATCGCGCGGGTCGCTGCAGATTAATGAATTTATGCCGTTGCTCGCGTCGGCCCTGCTGGAATCGATGGAGCTGCTGGGCGATGCCTGCACTATGCTCTCGCAGCATGCGGAAGGGATCGAGGCCGACGAAGCGGCATGTGAGCGGCACTTTAATGCATCGGTCGAAATTGTGACCGCTTTTCTTCCAACCATTGGATACGAAAAAGCGACGGAGCTGGTTGAGAAATTCAAGAAGACCGATCGGAGCGATTTTAAAAATTATCTAACGGAAGAACTGGGTGAAGAGGTCGTGGAAAAAACACTCTCGCCGCAGAATCTGATGGCACTGGGGCACCGATAATGCAGAAAACACCTAAAAGTTTAAGGTTGCACATCGCGTTGTTCGGACGAACGAACGTGGGCAAATCATCGTTCCTGAATCTGATTGCGGGGCAGGATGTTTCGATTGTTTCGGAGCAGGCGGGTACGACGACGGATGTGGTGGAAAAGCCGATGGAGCTGCTGCCGATCGGTCCGGTGGTTTTTCTGGATACGGCGGGGATTGATGATGCGACGGCGCTTGGGGAAAAACGGATTGACCGAACCGGGCGGGTGTTTGACCGGGCGGATGTGATTCTGCTGCTGCACGAAGGGTCCGAAATTACCGCATTTGAAACGTCCGTCATTAAGAAGGCGGAGGAAAAAGAAATCCCGGTTGTCCATATCGCAAATAAGGTGGACCTGTTTCCTGTTGGGGCGACTTGCATGTCGCCCGTACAGTGTAATTCATGCGATTTCAGTTCCCGCGATTCTGTTTTGGCGGCGTTGAAAGCGGAACTGATCAATGTCTGCCCCGATGAATTTCTGACGCCGCCGCCGCTGATCGGTGATCTGGTGAAACCGGGCGGGCTGGCGATGCTGATTGTTCCGATTGATCTGCAGGCACCGAAGGGGCGGCTGATCCTGCCGCAGGTTTCGACGATCCGCGATGCGCTGGATCATGATGCGGCGACGCTGGTCTGCAAAGAGCGGGAATATGCGCATATGCTTTCGATGCTGAACCGGAAACCGGATGTGGCGATCTGCGATTCGCAGATGGTGCTGAAAATGGTGGCGGATACGCCGCCGGAAATTCCGTGCACGACGTTTTCAATTCTGTTTGCGCGGCTGAAGGGCGATCTTCGAAAATTTGCGATGGGCGCGGCGGCGATTGACCGGTTGGAACCGGGCGATAAGGTGCTGATTGCGGAGTCGTGTTCGCATCATGCGCTGGAGGATGATATCGGGCGGGTGAAGATTCCGCGGTGGCTGCGTCAGTATGTGGGCATCGACCTGGAGGTTGATGTGTATGCCGGGCACGATTTTCCCGATAACCTGTCGGAATATAAACTGGCGGTGCAGTGCGGCGGATGCATGCAGAATCGCCGAGAGGTTTTGAGTCGCATTGAAAAGTGCGAGGCGGCCGGAGTGCCGATTACAAATTACGGCCTGTGTATTGCGCAGACGCAGGGCGTTTTGAGACGCGTGCTGTCCCCGTTTCCGGCGGCGTTGGCGGCTTATGATGAGGTGACGAAATGAGTGGATTACCGAAGATTGATACCGAAGGGCTGAAGAGCTTTATCCCCGATGACGAGATTTTCCAATGGTTGGAAAAAACAAAGCATCCGGATGCGGAACGGGTTCGGGAAATTATCCGGAAATCGTTGGATAAAAACCGGCTGGATCCGGAGGAGATGGCAACGCTGATCAATGCGGATTCTCCGGAGCTGGTGGAGGAGATTTTCGAGGGGGCGCGTGAGCTGAAGCGCCGGATTTACGGCAATCGTATTGTACTTTTCGCTCCTCTGTATGTGGGGAACGAATGTGTGAACCGTTGTGCCTATTGCGGTTTCCGGGCGGACAATACCGAGGTGCACCGGAAAACGCTTCTGAGCGAGGAGCTGGTGGCGGAGGTCGAGGCGCTGGAGGATCTCGGTCATAAACGTCTGATTATGGTTTACGGTGAACACCCGAAATATGATGCGCAGTATATTCACGATACGGTGAAGGAAGTCTATGCGGTAAAAAAAGGCCCCGGCGAAATCCGGCGGGTGAATATTAATGCGGCGCCGCTGGATGTGGACGGATTTAAAACGGTGAAATCCGCCGGCATCGGGACCTATCAGATTTTTCAGGAAACGTATCATCGTGAAACCTATAAGCAGGTTCATAAGGGTGGACCGAAATCGGATTTTCTCTGGCGGCTGCACGGTCTGGACCGGGCAATGGAGGCGGGCATTGATGATCTGGGGATCGGTGCGCTGCTGGGACTGTATGACTGGCGGTTTGAAACGATGGCCTTGCTGTATCATACCATTCATCTCGAAAAAAAATTTAATGTCGGTCCGCATACGATTTCATTTCCGCGGCTGGAGCCGGCGATCGGGACGGATATTGAGGCGCTGACAAAAAAACATGCGGTGTCGGATTTTGATTTTAAACGGCTGGTGGCGATTCTGCGACTGGCAGTGCCGTACACGGGGCTGATTCTGACGTGCCGCGAATCGACGGAACTGCGCAATGAAATGCTGGGATTTGGCGTGAGCCAGATCGACGGCGGCTCAAGCATCGGCGTGGGGTCGTATTCCCAGAAGGATCCGGAGGCGTTTAAGAAGAGCCAGTTCCTGCTGGGCGACAATCGCAGCCTGGATGAAATCATCCGCGAACTGTGCGAAGCCGGATTTGTTCCTTCGTTCTGCACGGGGTGCTACCGCAAGGGGCGCACCGGAGAGCATTTTATGGAATTTGCTATTCCCGGATTTGTGAAGCGTTTCTGCACGCCGAACGCGGTGCTTACGTTTCTGGAGTATCTGAACGACTATGCGTCGGGTGAAACCCTCGCCGCGGGGCTGAAGCAGATTGACCGGGAACTGGAAGCCATGCCGGAGAGCAAGGCGAAGGACGAGTTGCTAAACCGTATGCAGCAGGTGCGTGAAGGTGCGCGGGACCTCTATTTTTAACGGAATGATGATGGAAGAGATTTTGGAAAAAGCCCGGAAGACCGGCGATCTGTCCCGTGCGGAGATCACGGCGTTGTTATCGGTGTCGGATCAGAAGCATATGCAGATGCTGTTTGATACGGCTTATGCGGTAAAGGCGGAAGAGGTGGGCCGGGTCGCTTATTTCCGGGGATTGATCGAGTGCAGTAATATCTGCATCAAGGATTGCTTCTATTGCGGGATTCGCCGCAGTAATCAGAATGTCGAACGGTTTCTGATGGATGAAGAGGAGATCTTTAAAGAGGCGATGTGGGCGTATGAGGCGGAATACGGCTCCTGCGTGATTCAGTCGGGCGAGCGGCAGGACGAGGAATACATTGCCATGATTGAGCGGGTGGTGAAACGGATTGCGGAGGCGACCGGCGGTTCCTTGGGCATTACGCTTTCGCTGGGTGAGCAGACGGAGGAGGTGTACAAACGCTGGAAAGAGGCGGGTGCTCATCGTTATCTGCTGCGGATTGAAACTACGAATCCGGAGCTTTATGCAAAAATACATCCGGAGGATCATTCGATGGACGTGCGTAAGGAGTGTCTGAAAGCACTGCGCCGTACCGGATATCAGGTAGGCACCGGGGTGATGATGGGTATGCCGGGTCAGACCATGGAGGATCTGGCTGATGACATCCTTTTTCTGAAAGAAATCGATATTGATATGATCGGCATGGGGCCGTATATCCCGCATTCCGATACGCCGATGGGAAAAGAAATTCCGGCTTATACCGACGAAGAAAAAAAGGTGGCGCTGCAGCTGGGGCTGAAAATGATTGCTGTGACGCGGCTGGTTCTGCGCGATGTGAATATTGCGGCTGCCACAGCGCTTCAGGCATTGGAGTACACCGGTCGCGAACAGGGGCTGAAATGCGGGGCGAATGTGATTATGCCGAATCTGACGGAAACGGAATTCCGGCCGAAATATCAGCTTTACGATAACAAGCCTTGTACCGATGAAAATTCATCGATGTGCCGGGGATGCCTCAGTGGGCGAATTAAAGGCATCGGGGAGACCATCGGGTTTAACGAGCGAGGGGATTCTCTCCACTATCGCAAGCGCACGGTACAGTAACCTTTCGTTCATCCGAATGAACCGGCATATGCCGCATTCCGGTGGGCGGATGTTTTCAACGCTTTCCACGCATTGGAAGTTTTTGCATAGTGCTCCGGTCTTTGGAGGGTTTTGATGATTACAACGGTTTTATTGATTCTGGTTCTGGTCGTTCTCGGAACAGTGCTGATGCTGCAGCTCACCGGAATGACAAAGGTGAATACACGTCTTGATGAGTTTGCCCGGCAGATCGGTGTTCAGAATGATCAGGGGGCGGAGCGGATTGAGAAGCTGGAGTATATTTTCCGGGGTCTGGAAAAGGAACTCCGTGAAGATGTTGAATCGGTTCGTGTGCGGGTGGATGAATCGCTGGAAAAAAACAGCCGCCAGTTTGGTGAGCGGGTCAGGCAGCTGATCGAAACCAATGAAAAGCGACTGGGCGAAATTTCGGGTAAAGTGGAGGAGCGGCTCGATAAGGGCTTCGAGAAAACGAGCAAAGTTTTTGAGGATGTGCTGAAACGTCTGGTGGAGATTGATAAGGCGCAGGAGAAAATTGCGGAGCTTTCGGGGAATGTGGTTTCGCTGCAGGAAGTGCTTTCCGATAAACGGTCACGCGGTGCATTCGGCGAGGTGCAGCTGAATGCACTGATTGCCAATATTATGCCGGAAAACAGTTTTTCGCTGCAGCATACGTTCAGTAACGGGGTGCGTGCCGACTGTGTGCTGTTTCTGCCGGAACCGACCGGGACGATCTGCATCGATTCCAAGTTCCCGCTGGAGAGTTATCAGAAAATGGTGGATTTCAATCTGGGTGATGCGGATCGGAAGGCGGCGGAGCAGCAGTTCCGTCAGGATATCAGAAAACACATCAAAGACATTTCCTCGAAATATATCATTCCCGGGGAGACGTCAGACGGTGCGATGATGTTTATTCCGGCCGAGGCGATTTTTGCCGAAATTCATGCCCGTTATCCGGACCTCGTGGAAGAGGCGCAGCGGGCACGGGTCTGGCTGACATCGCCGACGACCATGATGGCGGTGCTGACGACTTCGCGTGCCGTGCTGAAAGACGCCGCCACCCGCAAACAGGTGCATATTATCCAGGAACACCTTGTGGCGCTTTCGAAGGATTTTGAGCGGTTCCAAAATCGTATGGATAAGCTGGCGACACATATCGATCAGGCCAACAAGGATGTGGGGCTGGTGCAGACGTCGGCGAAAAAAATCAGCAGCCGGTTTACCAAGATTGAAAAGGTGGAACTGGAAGGCGAAGATTTCCAGACATTGGAAAACCCGGAGATCTAGAACAGGTCATCCGAGGCTTTTTTGGCCTGTGCTTTTTCAAACTGCGGGCAGGTGTCGGTGGACTCCACTTCCTTTTTGTGAACGGAGCAGAACTGCGTGAAAGGATTTACGATATAGTTTGCACAGTAGCGGCAGAGCGCGGCGTTTTCATCTTCTTCGAAAATTTTAACGGTTTCCGGGCGGTCGGCATCGGTGAAAATGGCAGGTTCAGTTTTTTTATGTTTGAACGGTACGTCGGCTTCAGAGGGAAACTCAAAACCGCATGCCGAGCAGATGAGTTTTTCCCCGATTTTGCTAAACCCTTCATAGATGGGTTCACGTGTGAGCAGGGCGTCGGCCCCGCAATTCCCGCAAATGATTTCTACTGTCTTCATGCTTAAATATGTATATGGTGTCGGGTCATTGAACAAGTCGTGAATGAGGTGTCCATGCGAAAGATTTCTGATTGGGGGAATTATCCGGTTATCGAGGCCGAGGTGAACGGTTTTGATAGCACGGAACAGCTGAAACAGCAGCTGGAACTTCCGGGTGACGTGATTGCTTTCGGCAACGGGCGTTCCTATGGGGATGCTTCGCTGCAAAAGCGGATTGTGCTGACGCGCCGGTTCAATAAATTTCTTTCCTTCAATGAAACGACGGGGGAACTGCGTTGCCAGGCGGGAGTGCTGCTTTCGGAAATTCTGGATGTCTTTGTGCCGCGCGGCTGGTTTCTGCCGGTGACACCGGGAACGAAGCTGATTACGGTGGGCGGTGCGATTGCTTCCGATGTGCATGGAAAAAACCATCATGTGGACGGATCGTTCGGACAGCATGTTCTCCGTATGGATATTATGCGTAACGACGGATCGCTGATCACCTGTTCACCGACGGAGAATGCGGATTTTTTCAATGTTACCGTCGGGGGCATGGGGCTGAGCGGAATTATTCTGAATGCCACGTTTTGTCTGCGGAAAATCGAGACGGCGTATATCAAAGAGGAAACAGTCCGTGCCGCGAATCTGGAAGAGATTATGGACGGGTTCGAAATGTCGGATGACTGGACCTATTCCGTGGCCTGGATCGATTGTCTGGCCAAGGGCGATGCGATGGGGCGGAGTGTTCTGATGCGGGGCGAACATGCCACAACCACCGATCTGGTGAATCAGGCCCATCGGGATTATCCGTTGTCGGTTAAGCAGGGGAGCAAGCTGGGGGTGCCGGTGAGTTTTCCGAACTTTGTGCTGAATCCGTTGAGTATGAAGGCTTTTAATTTTGCGTATTACAACAAGACGCGGCCCGGGAAACATGAGCATGTTGTAGATTACAACAGCTTCTTTTATCCGCTCGACGCGATTGCCGACTGGAACCGGATTTACGGCAAACGCGGATTTACACAATACCAGTTTGTGATTCCCAAAGCCGCCGGTCGCGAAGGTATGCGAACCATCCTGAAGCGGATTACCGACAGTGGACTCGGGTCGTTCCTTGCCGTGCTCAAACTCTTTGGCGAGCAGGAGAGTTTTATGTCATTTCCCATGGCCGGATACACGCTGGCGCTTGATTTCCCCATTTCGGTAAAAGCGATGAGTCTGTTTAAAGAGCTTGATGCAATGGTGGCCGATTACGGCGGCCGGCTTTATCTGGCTAAAGATTCACGCATGAATGCGGAAATGTTTGAAAAAACCTATCCCAATGCGGATGAGTTCCGCCAGGTGATTGCGCTGCTGAACGAAGGCGGAACGAGATTTGCATCGCTGCAGTCCAAACGGATCGGAATCACAGAATAAATGTATCACCACGCAATACACTGAATACACGGAAGAAGCAAAAATGAGTGAACTGATATATGAAGATCTGACCTATCAGATACGAGGTGTGCTTTTCGAGGTGTATAAAGAAAAAGGGATGCGGTTTTCCTGAAGTTGTTTATCAGGAAGGTCTGGAAATTGAATTGGAGATGCAGGGGATAGAGTTTGTTGCTCAGTATCCTTTAAAGTTGAAATACAAGGGCCGGCTGTTGAGAAAATTATATATTCATGACTTTATTTGCATGGATAAAATCATTGTTGAAATCAAAGCGGTAAAGGATCTTTCAGATGAGCATCGAGCGCAGGTTAAAAATTATTTAAAGGCAACTGGATACAGGTTAGGACTTCTGGTGAATTTCGGCCATTATCCCAAAGTGCAGATCGAACAAATCGCAAACTGACGTTTCGTGTATTTAGTGTATTTCGTGGTTTGAATTTATAGGTGAACGGGCAATGAAGAATGTTTTAATTTTAGGTGCGACGTCAGATATGGCGCAGGCGATTGCGAAGAAATATGCGGCGGAGGGCTGGAGCTTGACGCTGGGGGCGCTGGAGGTCGATCTTCTGGAACCGATTGCGAGTGATCTGAAAGTGCGGTCGGGATCGGAAGTACTGACGTTTAAATTTGATGCGGCGGACTTTTCCAGCCATCGGAAAATCTATGATTCGCTGTCGGTGAAACCCGATGCGGTGATTGCCTGCTTCGGCTATATGAGCGATCAGGAAAACGTCCGAAATGATATTGAAGATATTCGGCGGACGATTGATATCAATTTTACGGGTATGGCGACGATGCTCAGTGTGATTGCCGAGGATTTCGGGCAGCGCGGCAATGGAGCCATCGCGGCCATCAGTTCGGTGGCGGGGGATCGCGGACGGCAGAGTAATTATATTTACGGCAGTGCCAAAGCGGGGCTTACGGCTTTTCTGGCCGGTCTGAGAAACCGGCTATCTGAAAAAGGGGTGCATGTGATGACGGTGAAGCCGGGATTTGCACGCACGAAAATGACAGAGAATCTGGAGCTTCCGGCGGCACTGACAGCCAGTCCGGAACAGATTGCGGAAGCGGTTTTCCATGGATTGGAAAAAAAGAAGAATGTGATCTACATTCTCTGGATGTGGCGCTGGATTATGCTGATCATCCGTTGCATTCCGGAATTCGTTTTCAAGAAAATGAAGATGTAGTTCCGGACCGTTCCGGATTTACCACCAGGCTTCCATCTGAACGCCGGCGGAAATGCCGTGCGTTTCGTCGCTGTAGCCGGTCGGAGCCACCATCCCTTCAAACCCGTCCGACCAGGTGGCGTAGGTGAGGAAGGCACGGATGGACGGACGGGCAAAAAAATCGGCCGACGGCTGGATTTGCGGGGCCAACGTGAATTTTCCCAGCACTCCTTCTGATCCGTTGTCCTGATTGGTGTAGTCCGCGCCAGCTTCAAAAGCGAGCGACCAGTATTCATTAAAGTGATAGACCGGCCGTGCTCCGAGCGAAATCCAGTCCATCGGTCCGGTCACCCCGTTGTCATAATTTTCGTAGAGTGCCATGCACTGCAGGGAAACCGGATTGCCGTGATCAATGACTACGTCATCCGTCATCCGAAACCGGCGGGTATCTTCGGTTTTAAAGGTGTCGCCCGGTGCGAGGGTGAGGCCCTGAGGGGCGGTGATTACGGCGCGGAAATTATCGGCCACGCCTTCACCGTACTGCATGGTGAACCGGTTGGCGATTTTATCGGAAAGCGGGGTTTGAAGAATCGCACCCAGTGCCCAGCCGAATCCACTTTCGATAATGATGTCTGCACCCGCTGTTTCCAACCGGTCGCCGGAGAAGTCGGCGATGTCTCCGATGAGTTCCAGTTTACCGATGCCGACGGGGATATCGTAGAGCCGCAGGTTGAGGGTGTTTTTATTGAAGTGATAATCGTTTGTGTATGCGGTCCCGCTGGAGTCGAGCTGGTCGATGGAACCGCCGAGCCAGGCAGCGGCCCATTTCATCTCGTCGCCCAGGGCCACATCTTCAATCCCGCCGCCGAAGCCGGCCATATCGCGAAAAAAGAAATCGGTAATGTGGATATCGAGGTGTTGATAGAACCGATTACCCGCCCAGAAAAGCGCCTCCTTTTTGGTATCCCAGACGCCGCGCGCACCGGCGAAGGCTTCGCGCAGGGAGGTGGTGGTGTCGAAGTTGTTGTTGTCGACCGTCGGCGTAAAGTAGGCAAAGGTCAGTTTGGTATAGATATCGATGTTATTTTCAATCAGTTCCTGTGTACGGAAGTTCTGCTGATAGGTGGCTTCAATATAAGTTTCGGCTTCGTTGCCGAGGCGGTATTTTGAACCGGCATTCGGGGCCTGAAAGGCCTCCATGGCATCGCCGTTTCCGTTCACGCCGAGTCCGGCGCGAAAATAGCCGTGGAATTCAAAATCTTTGGTTGTGCGGTCCGGCTGGTCACCCTGATGAATCTGATCCTGGTCCCGACTGACAGTCATGTTTTCCAGGGTCCGGATACGGGCTTCGGACTGCATCCTGTAGGCCTCGAATTCTTTTCTTAATTCATCCGCGGCCTGGTCGGCGGAACTGCAGATAACCATCCCCGCAGTGCATGTGAATGCCAGTACTGCCTTCATGTCATCCTCCTGTATTGAAAAAATATTTTATGATGGTTGAGTATTTTTTCAAGACTGAAGTTATTTTTGAATCAGGCGGGGGCATGCTCCAGCAGCTCATAAAGCTGGCGGTAATAGCCGTCGTTCGCCATAAGTTCATCGTGTGTGCCCTGGTCGATCAGTTCGCCGTGGCGCATCACGAGAATACGGTCGGCATTGCGGATGGTGGAAAGGCGGTGGGCGATTACGATGGAGGTACGGTTGGCCATGAGTTTGTTCAGGGCATCCTGAATCAGCATTTCGGTGGCGGTGTCGACGCTGGCGGTGGCTTCGTCCAGGACGAAGAGCAGTTCCGGATCCTGGGCCAGGGCACGGGCCATGGCCAACAGCTGTTTCTGACCGAGTGAAAGACCGGCACCGCGTTCATTCAGAACGGTATCGTATCCTTTCGGCATGGCGCTGATGAAACCGTGGGCGTTGACCGTTTTTGCGGCGTGCTCGATATCGGTGCGGGAGATGCCCGGCTGACCCAGGCTGATATTATCTGCGACGGAACCGGTGAAGATGAAGGGATCCTGAAATACATAGCCGAGCCGTTTTCGTAGATCATTTTTGGAAAAGTTGCGAATGTCGGAACCGTTGATGGTGACGACGCCCTGCTGCACATCGTAGAAACGGCCGATCAGGTTGATGATGGTGCTTTTTCCTGCGCCGGTGGCACCGACGACGGCGAGGACCTGTCCGGGCTGTACTTCGAATGACAGGTTTTTGATGACCCAGTTGTTTTCCACATAGGCAAAGGACACGTTTTTAAATGCAATGGCGCCGGCCAGCTTTTCCGGATTTTCCGGGTTTTCCGGATCGGTAATTTGTTCTTTTTCATCGAGCAGGTCAAAGACCCGTTCGATTGAGGCCATGGCGACCTGGAACGAGCCGGCTTTATCGGACAGCGAACCGAGTGGCTGGAAGAAGCCTTTGAGATAGGCCAGAAAGGCAATCAGCGTGCCGAGCGTGACGGCGTCGGAACTGCCCATAATAGCCAGGCCGCCGATGGTCAGCGTGATGAGCTGCGCCACAATCTGCCCGGTTTCCATTGTTGGAAAATAGAGGCTGAACCAACGGACTTCATCAAAGTGCGCCGCCCGCAGGTGGGTGTTTCGTTCGTCGAAATCTTCAATGGTGCTGGCTTCGCGATTGAAGAGCTGAATGGTGGTCATGCCGGTGAGATCCTCCTGGATCAGTGCATTCAGCCGGGCCTGTCGGTCGCGGATATCCCGATTGGCATTACGCAGTTTGGCATTCACGAAATACATGATGCCGAAGAGGAAGGGCAACGTGGAAAAAATGGAAATGGACAGTCGCGGGCTGAACCAGATCATGTAGCCCATAATGCCGAAAATCATGAAAAGGTCCGCGATAGATCCGACGACGCCTTCGGTTACAAAATGCTGGAGGCGTTCGATGTCGGAGGTGACGCGCGTGAGCAGGGTTCCGACGGGCGTTTTGTCGAAATAGCCCTGATGCATCCGCAGCACTTTGCGGTAAACGGCCAATCGCAGATCGTAGACAATTTGTTGACCGATCCAGGCGGTGAGCAGGGTTTGTATATAGCGGACACCGTAGCCGCAGGCGGTGAGCAGGGCATAAATTTTTGCATATTTCATGAGCAGGGCAAAACGCCCGCCGGTATCGGCTCCGTCGGCTCGAAGCACTTCATCCATGATTTTCTGCACCAGCACCGGGAGATAGTTGATGGTGATGGTGGTGGCCATGATCAGGGTAAAGGCCAGGATCAACCATCCGGAATAGGGTTTGGCGTAGGCGAGGAAGCGGCGGGTTTTATTCATCGCTCTTCCTCCAGTTTTTCCTGCAGCTGCTGCATGGTGTTGAGTTCGGCATAATAGCCGGGTTGTGCAATGAGTTCTTCGTGGGTGCCGCGCTGTGTGATTTCACCGTCTTCAATAACAATGATGGTGTCGGCATAGCGCAGGGTGGAAATACGGTGACTGACAAAGAGCGTGGTGCGCTCGTTCATGACCGGCTGAAGTTTGGACATAATCGCGGCTTCGGTCTGGGTGTCGACAGCGGAGAGCACATCGTCGAGAATCAGGATTTCGGGTTTGCGGGCAATGGCGCGGCTGATGGAGGTGCGTTGCCGCTGGCCGCCGGAAAGGGTTACTCCGCGTTCGCCGAGCATGGTCCGGTACTGTTCGGGGAAGCCTTCAACATCGTCGTGCAGGTGAGCGATGTCGGCCGCCCATCCAATGGTTGGAAAATCGGGGTCGTCGAGTCCGAAGCCGATGTTGTGTTCCAGGGTTCGGGAAAAGAGTACGGGTTCCTGCGCGGCGTAGCCGATCATGCCGCGCAGGCGGGGCAGCGGCATTTCACGGATATCGGTTCCGCCGACGGTGATGG is part of the Pontiella agarivorans genome and encodes:
- a CDS encoding ABC transporter ATP-binding protein, coding for MNKTRRFLAYAKPYSGWLILAFTLIMATTITINYLPVLVQKIMDEVLRADGADTGGRFALLMKYAKIYALLTACGYGVRYIQTLLTAWIGQQIVYDLRLAVYRKVLRMHQGYFDKTPVGTLLTRVTSDIERLQHFVTEGVVGSIADLFMIFGIMGYMIWFSPRLSISIFSTLPFLFGIMYFVNAKLRNANRDIRDRQARLNALIQEDLTGMTTIQLFNREASTIEDFDERNTHLRAAHFDEVRWFSLYFPTMETGQIVAQLITLTIGGLAIMGSSDAVTLGTLIAFLAYLKGFFQPLGSLSDKAGSFQVAMASIERVFDLLDEKEQITDPENPENPEKLAGAIAFKNVSFAYVENNWVIKNLSFEVQPGQVLAVVGATGAGKSTIINLIGRFYDVQQGVVTINGSDIRNFSKNDLRKRLGYVFQDPFIFTGSVADNISLGQPGISRTDIEHAAKTVNAHGFISAMPKGYDTVLNERGAGLSLGQKQLLAMARALAQDPELLFVLDEATASVDTATEMLIQDALNKLMANRTSIVIAHRLSTIRNADRILVMRHGELIDQGTHDELMANDGYYRQLYELLEHAPA